A genomic segment from Lineus longissimus chromosome 15, tnLinLong1.2, whole genome shotgun sequence encodes:
- the LOC135499770 gene encoding uncharacterized protein LOC135499770 codes for MAETSLILDLHAELMTYIKGELDPEKLEELKEVVKNKRKVTRFDISKCDTFEKVWEKLMSSMAIQHGQYNFLKEVLEQIDMREVIPRINHIENQISNIRNSPVAMEQL; via the exons ATGGCTGAGACCTCGCTGATTCTGGACCTCCACGCAGAGCTTATGACGTATATCAAGGGAGAACTCGACCCGGAGAAGTTAGAGGAGCTTAAAGAAGTGGTGAAGAACAAAAGGAAAGTTACACGTTTCGATATATCAAAATGCGATACATTTGAGAAAGTTTGGGAGAAGCTTATGTC GAGTATGGCCATTCAACACGGACAGTACAACTTTTTGAAGGAAGTCCTAGAGCAAATCGATATGCGGGAGGTGATACCGAGAATAAACCACATAGAAAACCAAATTAGTAACa ttcgCAACTCCCCTGTGGCGATGGAACAGCTGTAA